The following coding sequences are from one Streptomyces venezuelae window:
- a CDS encoding LacI family DNA-binding transcriptional regulator yields the protein MDPLVDDRTGQRTVAETAARRPENRYGNRPTMKDVAARAGVGLKTVSRVVNGEPGVTPDTERRVQEAIDALGFRRNDSARVLRKGRTASIGLVLEDLADPFYGPLSRAVEEVARAHGALLINGSSAEDPDREQELVLALCARRVDGLVVIPAGDDHRYLEPEIAAGVATVFVDRPAGKIDADVVLSDSFGGARDGVAHLIAHGHRRIGFIGDQPRIHTAIERLRGYRAAMEDADIPVDEAWVSLGVTDPERVRVAAETMLSGPEPVTAVFAGNNRVTVTVVRVLAALDRPVALVGFDDIELADLLDPGVTVVAQDAAQLGRTAAERLFRQLDGASEAPERVELPTRLIQRGSGELPPADR from the coding sequence ATGGACCCCCTCGTGGACGACAGGACAGGACAGCGCACCGTGGCCGAGACCGCCGCCCGACGACCCGAGAACCGGTACGGCAACCGGCCGACCATGAAGGATGTCGCCGCGCGCGCGGGAGTCGGCCTGAAGACCGTCTCACGCGTCGTGAACGGAGAGCCGGGCGTCACGCCCGACACCGAGCGCCGGGTGCAGGAGGCGATCGACGCGCTGGGGTTCCGCCGCAACGACAGCGCGCGCGTGCTGCGCAAGGGGCGCACCGCCAGTATCGGCCTCGTACTGGAGGATCTGGCCGACCCCTTCTACGGCCCGTTGAGCCGCGCCGTCGAGGAGGTCGCGCGGGCGCACGGCGCGCTGCTGATCAACGGGTCGAGCGCGGAGGACCCGGACCGCGAGCAGGAGCTGGTGCTCGCGCTGTGCGCGCGGCGCGTCGACGGTCTCGTGGTGATTCCGGCCGGGGACGACCACCGCTATCTGGAGCCGGAGATCGCCGCCGGTGTCGCCACCGTCTTCGTCGACCGGCCCGCCGGGAAGATCGACGCCGACGTGGTCCTCTCCGACAGCTTCGGCGGCGCGCGGGACGGCGTCGCGCACCTCATCGCCCACGGTCACCGCCGTATCGGCTTCATCGGCGACCAGCCGCGCATTCACACCGCGATAGAGCGCCTGCGCGGCTATCGCGCGGCGATGGAGGACGCGGACATTCCCGTCGACGAGGCGTGGGTGTCGCTCGGCGTCACCGATCCGGAGCGGGTGCGCGTGGCGGCCGAGACGATGCTGAGCGGCCCGGAGCCGGTCACGGCGGTGTTCGCGGGCAACAACCGTGTGACGGTGACGGTCGTCCGCGTCCTGGCCGCTCTCGACCGTCCCGTGGCCCTCGTCGGCTTCGACGACATCGAGCTGGCGGACCTGCTGGACCCGGGAGTGACGGTCGTCGCGCAGGACGCGGCGCAGCTGGGCAGGACGGCGGCGGAACGGCTGTTCCGCCAGCTCGACGGCGCGTCGGAGGCGCCGGAAAGGGTCGAGCTGCCGACGCGGCTCATCCAGCGCGGGTCGGGGGAACTGCCGCCCGCGGACCGGTAG
- a CDS encoding endonuclease/exonuclease/phosphatase family protein has protein sequence MPTDPRVTRRSGLRTAFAAAAALPLLTTALATAPAHAVQRPGRRLEVMSFNLRYASTTPPNTWADRRPVTRELLRRTRPHIVGTQEGLYQQVRDIAADLGPHYDWIGTGRAGGSRDEFMAVFYDTRRLAPVEYDHYWLSDTPEMIGSNTWGGGSIRMVTWVRFHDLRTDDELYVLNTHLDNASQYARARAAQLVVERLARLDRSLPLLVTGDFNVAAHKNPVYDTLLGAGLVDTWDAADRRSKAYATFHGYKPLTPDGDRIDWILATPGVRIHEAAINTFSLDGQFPSDHLPVQASLTL, from the coding sequence GTGCCGACCGACCCCCGCGTCACGCGCCGTTCCGGCCTGCGGACGGCGTTCGCCGCAGCCGCCGCGCTCCCCCTGCTCACCACCGCGCTGGCCACCGCGCCCGCACACGCCGTGCAGCGCCCGGGACGCCGACTGGAGGTCATGTCGTTCAACCTCCGCTACGCGAGCACCACGCCGCCGAACACCTGGGCCGACCGCCGCCCGGTCACCCGCGAGCTGCTGCGCCGCACCAGGCCGCACATCGTCGGCACCCAGGAAGGCCTCTACCAGCAGGTGCGGGACATCGCGGCCGACCTCGGGCCGCACTACGACTGGATCGGCACCGGACGCGCGGGCGGCAGCCGCGACGAGTTCATGGCCGTCTTCTACGACACCCGCAGGCTCGCCCCGGTCGAGTACGACCACTACTGGCTGTCGGACACCCCGGAGATGATCGGCTCCAACACCTGGGGCGGCGGATCCATCCGCATGGTCACCTGGGTCCGCTTCCACGACCTACGGACGGACGACGAGCTGTACGTGCTCAACACGCACCTCGACAACGCGTCGCAGTACGCACGCGCGCGTGCCGCGCAACTCGTCGTCGAGCGCCTCGCCCGCCTGGACCGGTCCCTGCCGCTGCTCGTGACGGGCGACTTCAACGTGGCCGCACACAAGAACCCGGTGTACGACACGCTGCTCGGCGCCGGTCTCGTCGACACCTGGGACGCGGCGGACCGGCGCAGCAAGGCGTACGCCACGTTCCACGGGTACAAGCCGCTCACCCCCGACGGGGACCGCATCGACTGGATCCTCGCGACACCCGGGGTGCGGATCCACGAGGCCGCGATCAACACGTTCTCGCTGGACGGGCAGTTCCCGAGCGACCACCTGCCGGTGCAGGCGAGCCTGACGCTGTGA
- a CDS encoding TlpA family protein disulfide reductase: MREQGAGQRLGAADIGERLGERATLVQFSSAFCQPCRATRRVLADVAGMVPGVSHVEIDAEERLGLVRRLGVLKTPTVLVLDAAGRVVRRAVGQPRKADVIAALGEAV, encoded by the coding sequence GTGCGGGAACAGGGGGCCGGGCAGCGGCTCGGCGCGGCCGACATCGGGGAGCGGCTGGGCGAGCGGGCGACGCTCGTACAGTTCTCCAGCGCCTTCTGCCAGCCCTGCCGGGCGACACGCAGAGTGCTCGCGGACGTGGCCGGAATGGTCCCCGGCGTGTCCCACGTGGAGATCGACGCCGAGGAACGGCTCGGTCTCGTACGGCGACTCGGCGTCCTCAAGACCCCCACCGTGCTCGTCCTGGACGCGGCGGGCCGCGTGGTCCGCCGCGCCGTCGGACAGCCGCGCAAGGCCGATGTGATCGCGGCGCTCGGCGAGGCCGTATGA
- a CDS encoding DUF6986 family protein, with the protein MGQQEKVATSLAGAVSDGISASLAPVDAELERRYPGDPGTRQPVHTVYVPGEQFDADSIRTWGDKALAMLDEHAPDAASFAAVLGLGDDLAESVYTRVRTKLEREPIEDLRIDFEDGYKGADEDQDAARAARLVAEAYKNGTAAPYMGIRMKCMEEAVRARGIRTLDIFLSGLMEAGGLPDGLVLTLPKVTYPEQVTAMVRLLEEFEKARGIEPGRIGFEIQIETSQSILATDGTAAVARMIQAAEGRATGLHYGTFDYSACLHVSAAYQASDHPAADHAKAVMQVAAAGTGVRVSDGSTNVLPVGSTAKVHDAWRLHYGLTRRALARAYYQGWDMHPGHIPTRYAAVFAFYREGFEAAAARLAAYAGHHEGGDVADEPATAKALAGYLLRGLDCGALDAGEVTRLTGLTLARLQGFAGPRRGDLTVSGK; encoded by the coding sequence ATGGGTCAGCAAGAGAAGGTGGCGACGAGCCTCGCCGGAGCGGTCAGCGACGGCATCAGCGCTTCCCTCGCCCCGGTGGACGCGGAGCTGGAGCGCCGCTACCCCGGAGACCCAGGAACCCGCCAGCCCGTCCACACCGTGTACGTCCCCGGGGAGCAGTTCGACGCCGACTCGATCCGTACCTGGGGCGACAAGGCCCTGGCGATGCTCGACGAGCACGCACCGGACGCCGCCTCCTTCGCCGCCGTCCTCGGCCTGGGCGACGACCTCGCCGAATCCGTCTACACGCGCGTGCGCACCAAACTGGAGCGCGAGCCCATCGAAGACCTGCGCATCGACTTCGAGGACGGTTACAAGGGCGCCGACGAGGACCAGGACGCCGCCCGCGCGGCCCGCCTCGTCGCCGAGGCCTACAAGAACGGCACCGCCGCCCCGTACATGGGCATCCGCATGAAGTGCATGGAAGAGGCGGTGCGCGCCCGCGGCATCCGCACCCTCGACATCTTCCTGTCCGGCCTCATGGAGGCCGGCGGCCTGCCCGACGGGCTCGTCCTGACCCTGCCCAAGGTGACGTACCCGGAGCAGGTCACCGCGATGGTGCGCCTCCTGGAGGAGTTCGAGAAGGCCCGCGGCATCGAGCCCGGCCGCATCGGCTTCGAGATCCAGATCGAGACCAGCCAGTCCATCCTCGCGACCGACGGCACCGCCGCCGTGGCCCGCATGATCCAGGCCGCCGAAGGCCGCGCCACAGGACTGCACTACGGCACCTTCGACTACAGCGCCTGCCTGCACGTCAGCGCCGCCTACCAGGCCAGCGACCACCCGGCCGCCGACCACGCCAAGGCCGTCATGCAGGTCGCCGCGGCCGGCACGGGAGTACGCGTCTCGGACGGCTCCACCAACGTCCTGCCCGTCGGCTCCACCGCGAAGGTTCACGACGCCTGGCGGCTGCACTACGGCCTCACCCGGCGCGCCCTGGCCCGCGCCTACTACCAGGGCTGGGACATGCACCCCGGCCACATCCCGACGCGCTACGCCGCCGTGTTCGCGTTCTACCGCGAGGGCTTCGAGGCGGCGGCCGCCCGCCTGGCCGCCTACGCGGGCCACCACGAGGGCGGCGACGTCGCCGACGAGCCCGCCACCGCCAAGGCGCTCGCCGGTTACCTCCTGCGCGGCCTGGACTGCGGCGCCCTCGACGCCGGCGAGGTCACCCGCCTCACCGGCCTCACCCTGGCCCGCCTCCAGGGTTTCGCGGGCCCGCGCCGCGGCGACCTCACGGTCTCCGGCAAGTAG
- a CDS encoding flavin reductase family protein, which translates to MTASPALSTPRLATPDLLRSVFRQHAAGVAVITAAHGSRPVGFTATSLASVSAEPPMLSFGIGTGSSCWPAVSETEHVGVHILGEHQQELAATFARSGADRFGPPTSWREGPEGVPVLDGALAWLVCRIVARVPAGDHRIVLAQAVVGDGVEEGRPLLYHHGRFNALRD; encoded by the coding sequence ATGACGGCATCGCCTGCCCTCAGCACGCCCCGGCTCGCCACCCCCGATCTGCTGCGCTCGGTCTTCCGGCAGCACGCCGCGGGGGTGGCCGTGATCACCGCCGCGCACGGCTCCCGCCCCGTCGGCTTCACCGCCACCTCGCTCGCCTCGGTCTCCGCCGAGCCCCCGATGCTCTCGTTCGGCATCGGCACGGGCTCCTCCTGCTGGCCCGCGGTCTCCGAGACCGAGCACGTCGGCGTCCACATACTCGGCGAGCACCAGCAGGAGCTCGCCGCCACGTTCGCCCGCAGCGGAGCCGACCGCTTCGGCCCGCCCACGAGCTGGCGCGAGGGCCCCGAAGGGGTTCCCGTCCTCGACGGCGCGCTCGCCTGGCTGGTCTGCCGGATCGTGGCGCGCGTGCCCGCGGGTGACCACCGCATCGTGCTCGCGCAGGCGGTCGTCGGCGACGGCGTGGAAGAGGGCCGCCCGCTCCTGTACCACCACGGGCGCTTCAACGCGTTGCGTGACTGA
- a CDS encoding serine/threonine protein kinase produces MFSGDQEQTGEAGRLLAGRYRVVAQLGRGGMGVVWRAVDEVLHREVAVKELRTYTDAAGPELADLRLRMQREARAAARVRHPGVVAVHDVTEVDGRPLIVMELVDGPSLDDVLRDRGALDPRQAADIGAKVMDALAAAHRVGVLHRDVKPGNILLETGGRVVLTDFGIATMEDPNDGSATHLTRSGELVGSLDYLAPERAQGHDPGPASDVWALGATLYAAVEGSSPFRRTSTWSTLTAIVVDPLPEPRRSGPLTPVLRRLMDKDPQARPDAEAARLLLAEVAAAGPGSAGPPAQPPHGPTERSIPSTPPPGFGPPPEVPQPPPTSQSPVAPSRAETRAEMRSTQRRPRRGRALLAAAAVAVVLAATGATVAVLNGEEDKGNQAREGTTAGGAASNDDDGSSGPLGGESERPKPSGQGDEKPRERRTKPSDDAADAAKRDGTGKDGKDASDRDADTSKDGGKTPSRPDATTKPTEGGSAPDPVCHPAGGGKYNCEVWRTANSYTAGGARVGTLNAGTNYFYCQQNLGRRETSGQWTNVWWAKTDDDSGNTNVFVSDVYVKGGDNDKPLPGLPVC; encoded by the coding sequence GTGTTTTCGGGGGATCAGGAACAGACGGGCGAGGCGGGCAGACTCCTCGCCGGGCGCTACCGCGTCGTGGCACAGCTCGGCCGGGGCGGCATGGGCGTCGTGTGGCGCGCCGTCGACGAGGTGCTGCACCGCGAGGTCGCCGTCAAGGAACTCCGTACGTATACGGACGCGGCAGGCCCCGAACTGGCCGACCTCCGCCTGCGCATGCAGCGCGAAGCACGCGCCGCCGCGCGCGTGCGCCACCCCGGAGTCGTCGCCGTGCACGACGTGACGGAGGTCGACGGACGGCCCCTCATCGTCATGGAGCTCGTCGACGGGCCCTCCCTAGACGACGTGCTGCGCGACCGCGGCGCCCTCGACCCCCGCCAAGCCGCCGACATCGGCGCCAAGGTCATGGACGCGCTGGCTGCCGCCCACCGCGTCGGTGTCCTGCACCGCGACGTGAAGCCCGGCAACATCCTCCTGGAGACCGGCGGCCGCGTCGTCCTCACCGACTTCGGCATCGCCACGATGGAGGACCCGAACGACGGCTCGGCCACGCACCTCACCCGCAGCGGCGAGCTGGTCGGCTCCCTCGACTACCTGGCGCCCGAGCGCGCCCAGGGACACGACCCGGGCCCTGCCTCCGACGTCTGGGCCCTCGGTGCCACGCTGTACGCCGCGGTGGAGGGCTCCTCGCCGTTCCGTCGTACGTCGACGTGGTCCACGCTCACCGCGATCGTGGTCGACCCACTGCCCGAGCCGCGGCGTTCGGGGCCACTGACCCCCGTACTGCGCCGGCTCATGGACAAGGACCCGCAGGCGCGCCCCGACGCGGAGGCGGCACGGCTGCTGCTCGCGGAGGTGGCGGCCGCGGGGCCCGGCAGCGCGGGGCCGCCCGCGCAGCCGCCCCACGGGCCGACGGAGCGCAGCATCCCGAGCACACCGCCACCGGGCTTCGGGCCGCCGCCGGAGGTGCCGCAGCCGCCTCCGACGTCGCAGAGCCCCGTGGCGCCGAGCCGCGCGGAGACCCGTGCCGAGATGCGCTCCACGCAGCGCCGTCCGCGCCGCGGGCGCGCACTTCTGGCCGCCGCTGCCGTCGCGGTCGTCCTCGCGGCGACCGGGGCCACGGTCGCCGTCCTCAACGGCGAGGAGGACAAGGGCAACCAGGCCCGGGAGGGCACGACAGCCGGAGGCGCCGCGTCGAACGACGACGACGGCAGCAGCGGTCCCCTCGGCGGCGAGTCGGAGCGGCCCAAGCCGTCGGGGCAGGGCGACGAGAAGCCCCGCGAGCGGCGCACGAAGCCGTCCGACGACGCGGCCGACGCCGCCAAGAGGGACGGAACCGGCAAGGACGGCAAGGACGCCTCCGACCGGGACGCCGACACGAGCAAGGACGGCGGCAAGACCCCGTCCCGCCCCGACGCCACCACCAAGCCGACCGAGGGCGGCTCCGCGCCGGACCCGGTCTGCCACCCGGCGGGCGGCGGCAAGTACAACTGCGAGGTGTGGCGCACGGCGAACTCGTACACCGCGGGCGGCGCCCGGGTCGGCACGCTGAACGCGGGCACCAACTACTTCTACTGCCAGCAGAACCTGGGCCGCCGCGAGACGTCCGGCCAGTGGACGAACGTCTGGTGGGCCAAGACGGACGACGACAGCGGCAACACGAACGTCTTCGTCAGCGACGTCTACGTGAAGGGCGGCGACAACGACAAGCCGCTGCCCGGACTGCCGGTCTGCTGA
- a CDS encoding NPCBM/NEW2 domain-containing protein translates to MRHLPARTTRTRVVGSLTAALLCAAGLATPTAVATTRDTAAPAADTTAADTSAADTRTVAMPNSAVPSAKLPDGLALTPPMGFNNWNSTHCRAEFDEAMVKGIADIFVEKGLKDAGYQYVNLDDCWALPQRDANGKLVPDPVRFPDGIKAVADYVHSKGLKLGIYTSAGTKTCNSAGFPGALGHERSDAQQFADWGVDYLKYDNCNNQGVDARQRYIAMRDALKAASESTGRPIVYSICEWGENKPWEWAADVGHLWRTTGDISDNWGSMLSIMKRNLPLAKYAGPGHWNDPDMLEVGNGGMTDTEYRTHFSMWSIMAAPLLIGSDLRKASPETFEILGNREVIAVDQDPLGKQGEVVSSRGGRWVVAKEMKDGSRAVALFNETNSPQSVATTAKAVGLPGADAYTLRDLWQHKTYNTAGRIAATVPAHGTVLLRVSADGKWAHHPPATELGLKGGLFVEADKPAHVTSEVTNLGRTPARRVAVTLGTPSGWTVKATSPSTARSLRTGTSLATSWTVTAPTGTKPGSYDVRLKATYRSPQGVRAETVLPLTAQVVVAPPTGDSLLGDLPWLSATNGWGPVERNTSNGDRGLGDGRPITIGGKVYAKGLGVHAESTVEYYAGAACEKVTAQVGVDDETIAKGTVAFEIWADGKKAASTGVLTNAMPAQELSADVTGAQVVRLVVTDGGDGIDSDHGDWAEATLSC, encoded by the coding sequence ATGCGTCATCTCCCAGCCCGCACGACCCGGACGAGAGTGGTCGGATCACTGACCGCCGCCCTGCTCTGCGCCGCCGGGCTCGCCACACCGACCGCGGTCGCCACGACCCGTGACACCGCCGCCCCGGCTGCCGACACCACAGCCGCCGACACCTCAGCCGCCGACACCCGAACCGTCGCCATGCCGAACTCCGCCGTGCCCTCGGCCAAGCTCCCCGACGGCCTCGCCCTCACTCCGCCCATGGGCTTCAACAACTGGAACTCCACGCATTGCCGGGCGGAGTTCGACGAGGCGATGGTCAAGGGAATCGCGGACATCTTCGTCGAGAAGGGCCTCAAGGACGCCGGATACCAGTACGTCAATCTCGACGACTGCTGGGCGCTTCCGCAGCGCGACGCGAACGGCAAACTGGTGCCCGATCCCGTCCGTTTTCCCGACGGGATCAAAGCGGTCGCCGACTACGTCCACTCCAAAGGCCTCAAACTCGGCATCTATACGAGCGCGGGCACCAAGACCTGCAATTCCGCGGGCTTCCCCGGTGCGCTCGGGCACGAGCGCAGCGACGCCCAGCAGTTCGCGGACTGGGGCGTCGACTATCTCAAGTACGACAACTGCAACAACCAGGGTGTCGATGCCAGGCAGCGGTACATCGCCATGCGCGACGCCCTGAAGGCCGCCTCCGAAAGCACCGGGAGGCCCATCGTCTACAGCATCTGCGAATGGGGCGAGAACAAGCCGTGGGAATGGGCGGCGGACGTCGGTCACCTCTGGCGCACCACCGGTGACATCAGCGACAACTGGGGCTCCATGTTGTCGATCATGAAGAGGAACCTGCCGCTCGCGAAGTACGCCGGGCCCGGCCACTGGAACGACCCGGACATGCTGGAAGTCGGCAACGGCGGCATGACCGACACCGAGTACCGCACCCACTTCTCGATGTGGTCGATCATGGCCGCGCCCCTGCTCATCGGCTCCGACCTGCGCAAGGCCTCCCCCGAGACCTTCGAGATCCTCGGCAACAGGGAAGTCATCGCCGTCGACCAGGACCCGCTGGGCAAGCAGGGCGAGGTCGTCTCGTCCCGAGGCGGACGCTGGGTCGTCGCCAAGGAGATGAAGGACGGCAGCCGCGCCGTCGCCCTCTTCAACGAGACCAACAGCCCGCAGTCCGTCGCCACGACGGCGAAGGCGGTCGGACTCCCCGGCGCCGACGCGTACACACTGCGCGACCTGTGGCAGCACAAGACCTACAACACGGCGGGCCGGATCGCGGCCACCGTCCCCGCGCACGGCACCGTACTGCTGCGCGTCTCCGCCGACGGCAAGTGGGCGCACCACCCGCCGGCCACCGAACTCGGCCTCAAGGGCGGCCTGTTCGTGGAGGCCGACAAGCCCGCCCATGTCACGTCCGAGGTCACCAACCTGGGCCGTACGCCCGCCCGGCGGGTCGCCGTGACGCTCGGCACGCCCTCGGGGTGGACCGTGAAGGCGACCTCGCCCAGCACGGCGCGCTCGCTGCGCACCGGCACGTCGCTCGCCACGTCCTGGACCGTCACCGCGCCGACGGGCACGAAGCCGGGATCGTACGACGTGCGCCTCAAGGCCACGTACCGCTCGCCGCAGGGCGTCCGTGCGGAGACGGTGCTGCCGCTCACCGCCCAGGTGGTCGTGGCACCCCCGACCGGCGACTCGCTCCTCGGCGACCTGCCGTGGCTGTCGGCGACCAACGGCTGGGGCCCGGTGGAGCGCAACACCAGCAACGGAGACAGGGGCCTCGGCGACGGGCGGCCGATCACCATCGGCGGCAAGGTGTACGCCAAGGGACTCGGCGTGCACGCGGAGAGCACCGTCGAGTACTACGCCGGGGCGGCCTGCGAGAAGGTCACCGCGCAGGTCGGCGTCGACGACGAGACGATCGCGAAGGGCACGGTCGCCTTCGAGATCTGGGCGGACGGCAAGAAGGCCGCGTCGACCGGTGTCCTCACCAACGCCATGCCCGCGCAGGAACTCTCCGCGGACGTGACCGGCGCCCAGGTCGTACGCCTCGTCGTCACGGACGGCGGCGACGGCATCGACTCCGACCACGGCGACTGGGCGGAGGCCACGCTGAGCTGTTAG
- a CDS encoding electron transfer flavoprotein subunit alpha/FixB family protein, whose amino-acid sequence MAEVLVYVDHVDGAVRKPTLELLTLARRVGEPVAVALGSGAEATAATLAEHGAVKVLTADAPEFADYLVVPKVDALQAAYEAVSPAAVLVPSSAEGKEIAARLAVRIKSGIITDAVDLEAGDEGPVATQSAFAASYTTKSRVSHGTPVITVKPNSAAVEAAPAAGTVEALTVSFSEKATGTKVVSRTPRESTGRPELTEAAIVVSGGRGVNGAENFTIIEALADSLGAAVGASRAAVDAGWYPHSNQVGQTGKSVSPQLYIASGISGAIQHRAGMQTSKTIVAINKDAEAPIFDLVDYGVVGDLFDVVPALTEEVKSRKG is encoded by the coding sequence ATGGCTGAAGTTCTCGTCTACGTCGACCACGTGGACGGCGCCGTCCGCAAGCCCACCCTTGAGCTGCTGACCCTGGCCCGCCGCGTCGGCGAGCCCGTCGCCGTCGCCCTCGGCTCCGGCGCCGAGGCCACCGCCGCCACGCTCGCCGAGCACGGCGCGGTGAAGGTCCTCACCGCTGACGCCCCCGAGTTCGCCGACTACCTCGTCGTACCGAAGGTGGACGCGCTCCAGGCCGCGTACGAGGCCGTGTCCCCGGCCGCCGTGCTCGTCCCGTCCTCCGCCGAGGGCAAGGAGATCGCGGCCCGCCTCGCGGTCCGCATCAAGTCCGGCATCATCACGGACGCCGTCGACCTCGAGGCCGGCGACGAGGGTCCGGTGGCCACGCAGTCCGCGTTCGCCGCCTCGTACACCACCAAGTCCCGTGTCTCCCACGGCACCCCGGTCATCACGGTCAAGCCGAACTCGGCCGCCGTGGAGGCCGCCCCGGCCGCGGGCACCGTCGAGGCCCTCACGGTCTCGTTCTCCGAGAAGGCCACCGGTACCAAGGTCGTCTCGCGCACCCCGCGCGAGTCGACGGGCCGCCCCGAGCTGACCGAGGCCGCGATCGTGGTCTCCGGCGGCCGCGGAGTCAACGGCGCCGAGAACTTCACGATCATCGAGGCCCTCGCCGACTCGCTCGGTGCCGCCGTGGGCGCCTCGCGTGCCGCGGTCGACGCCGGCTGGTACCCGCACTCCAACCAGGTCGGCCAGACCGGCAAGTCGGTCTCCCCGCAGCTGTACATCGCGTCCGGCATCTCCGGCGCGATCCAGCACCGCGCCGGCATGCAGACCTCGAAGACCATCGTGGCCATCAACAAGGACGCCGAGGCCCCGATCTTCGACCTGGTCGACTACGGAGTCGTGGGCGACCTCTTCGACGTCGTCCCGGCGCTCACCGAAGAGGTCAAGTCCCGCAAGGGCTGA
- a CDS encoding electron transfer flavoprotein subunit beta/FixA family protein — MSLRIVVCVKYVPDATGDRHFADDLTVDRDDVDGLLSELDEYAVEQALQIADEADDAEITVLTVGPEDAKDALRKALSMGADKAVHVEDDDLHGTDVMGTSLVLAKAIEKTGYDLVIAGMASTDGTMGVLPAILAERLGVPQVTLLSEVSVADGVVKGRRDGDSASEQLEASLPAVVSVTDQSGEARYPSFKGIMAAKKKPVESLDLDDLDIDAEEVGLEGAWTKVDSAAERPARTAGTIVKDEGEGGKQLAEFLAGQKFI, encoded by the coding sequence GTGAGCTTGAGGATCGTTGTCTGTGTGAAGTACGTGCCCGACGCCACCGGCGACCGGCACTTCGCCGATGACCTGACCGTCGACCGCGACGACGTCGACGGCCTGCTGTCGGAGCTCGACGAGTACGCGGTCGAGCAGGCGCTGCAGATCGCCGACGAGGCGGACGACGCGGAGATCACCGTGCTGACCGTCGGCCCCGAGGACGCCAAGGACGCGCTGCGCAAGGCGCTCTCCATGGGTGCCGACAAGGCCGTCCACGTCGAGGACGACGACCTGCACGGCACCGACGTCATGGGCACCTCGCTGGTGCTCGCCAAGGCCATCGAGAAGACCGGTTACGACCTGGTCATCGCCGGCATGGCCTCGACCGACGGCACCATGGGCGTGCTGCCGGCGATCCTCGCGGAGCGCCTCGGCGTCCCGCAGGTCACGCTGCTCTCCGAGGTCTCCGTCGCGGACGGCGTCGTCAAGGGCCGCCGTGACGGCGACAGCGCGAGCGAGCAGCTCGAGGCGTCCCTGCCGGCCGTCGTGTCCGTGACGGACCAGTCGGGCGAGGCCCGCTACCCGTCGTTCAAGGGCATCATGGCCGCCAAGAAGAAGCCGGTGGAGTCGCTCGACCTGGACGACCTGGACATCGACGCCGAAGAGGTCGGCCTCGAGGGTGCCTGGACCAAGGTCGACTCCGCCGCCGAGCGCCCGGCCCGTACCGCCGGGACGATCGTCAAGGACGAGGGCGAGGGCGGCAAGCAGCTGGCTGAGTTCCTCGCCGGCCAGAAGTTCATCTGA
- a CDS encoding ROK family protein has product MHMDLVAALDIGGTKIAGALVDGHGRILLRAQRPTPAREDGDTVMRAVEEVLGELTSSGLWGRATAVGIGSAGPVDASAGTVSPVNVPGWRGYPLVDRVRAATGGLPVVLVGDGVAMTAAEHWQGAARGHDNALCMVVSTGVGGGLVLGGRLHAGPTGNAGHIGHISVDLDGDACPCGARGCVERMASGPNIARRAIEGGWLPGADGDTSAAAVANAARAGDPVALASFERAAQALAAGIAATATLVEIDIAVIGGGVGKAGDVLFTPLRRALRDYATLSFVRRLTVAPALMGTDAGLVGAAAAALDLEPSAAARLTAPAAGR; this is encoded by the coding sequence ATGCACATGGACCTCGTCGCCGCACTCGACATCGGCGGCACCAAGATCGCCGGAGCCCTGGTGGACGGGCACGGCCGTATCCTCCTGCGCGCGCAGCGTCCGACGCCCGCGCGTGAGGACGGCGACACGGTGATGCGGGCGGTCGAGGAGGTCCTCGGCGAGCTGACCTCCAGCGGCCTGTGGGGGCGCGCGACGGCCGTGGGCATCGGCAGCGCGGGCCCCGTGGACGCCTCAGCCGGCACGGTCAGCCCGGTCAACGTTCCCGGCTGGCGCGGCTACCCGCTCGTCGACCGCGTCCGCGCGGCGACCGGCGGGCTCCCCGTCGTCCTGGTCGGCGACGGCGTGGCGATGACCGCCGCCGAACACTGGCAGGGCGCGGCGCGCGGCCACGACAACGCGCTGTGCATGGTCGTGTCGACAGGCGTCGGCGGCGGCCTCGTCCTCGGCGGCAGGCTCCACGCGGGCCCCACGGGCAACGCCGGACACATCGGCCACATCAGCGTGGACCTCGACGGCGACGCCTGCCCGTGCGGTGCGCGGGGCTGCGTCGAGCGGATGGCGAGCGGCCCGAACATCGCGCGCCGCGCCATCGAGGGCGGCTGGCTCCCCGGCGCCGACGGCGACACGTCGGCGGCCGCGGTGGCGAACGCCGCCCGTGCAGGCGACCCCGTGGCGCTCGCCTCCTTCGAGCGGGCGGCGCAGGCGCTGGCCGCCGGGATCGCCGCCACGGCCACCCTCGTCGAGATCGACATCGCGGTGATCGGCGGGGGAGTGGGGAAGGCGGGCGACGTGCTCTTCACCCCGTTGCGCCGCGCCCTGCGGGACTACGCCACGCTGTCCTTCGTACGCCGCCTGACCGTGGCGCCCGCGCTGATGGGCACGGACGCGGGGCTGGTGGGCGCGGCCGCGGCCGCGCTCGACCTGGAGCCGAGCGCGGCGGCACGCCTCACCGCTCCCGCGGCCGGGCGCTAG